A single Nostoc sp. PCC 7107 DNA region contains:
- the ilvB gene encoding biosynthetic-type acetolactate synthase large subunit: MTLSLPSPISPAKTENQNQSTAQPSVVTPQRATGGFALLDSLLRHGVEYIFGYPGGAILPIYDDLYKVESTGALKHILVRHEQGAAHAADGYARATGKVGVCFGTSGPGATNLVTGIATAYMDSIPMVVVTGQVPRKMIGTDAFQETDIYGITLPIVKHSYVVRDPKDMARIVAEAFHIASTGRPGPVLIDVPKDVAFEEFDYVPIEPGTVKLPGYRPTVKGNPRQVNAAIKLIKESRRPLLYVGGGAIAANAHEEVLQLAELFNIPVTTTLMGIGAFDEHHPLSLGMLGMHGTAYANFAVSDCDLLICVGARFDDRVTGKLDEFASRAKVIHIDIDPAEVGKNRIPEVPIVGDVRNVLVDLLRRFKQSGAKPTPNQNQEWLNLINRWREEYPLVVPQHPDSISPQEAIVEVSRQAPHAFYTTDVGQHQMWAAQFLKNGPRRWISSAGLGTMGFGLPAAIGAKVAFPNDEVICISGDASFQMCLQELGTAAQYSINVKVVIVNNGWQGMVRQWQQAFHGERYSCSNMEVGMPDIELLAKAYGIKGIVVKERAQLKDAIAEMLAHNGPVLLNVHVTRDENCYPMVAPGKSNGQMVGLPKQPPKSSLEPVCCSHCGSMNAPNHNFCAECGTKL; encoded by the coding sequence GTGACCTTGAGCTTGCCTTCCCCGATTAGTCCTGCAAAAACCGAGAATCAAAACCAGTCTACTGCTCAACCGTCAGTTGTGACACCCCAACGGGCAACTGGTGGTTTCGCTTTACTCGATAGTCTTCTACGCCACGGCGTTGAGTATATTTTTGGTTATCCCGGTGGAGCAATCCTACCGATTTACGATGATTTATACAAAGTGGAATCCACTGGTGCGCTGAAGCACATCCTAGTGCGGCACGAACAAGGCGCAGCCCACGCCGCAGATGGCTATGCCCGTGCCACTGGGAAGGTAGGAGTTTGTTTTGGTACTTCTGGCCCTGGTGCAACAAACTTGGTGACAGGTATCGCTACAGCTTATATGGATTCGATTCCAATGGTTGTGGTAACAGGACAAGTCCCCCGTAAAATGATCGGTACAGATGCGTTTCAAGAAACCGATATTTACGGTATTACTTTACCCATAGTCAAGCACTCTTATGTAGTACGCGATCCCAAAGACATGGCGCGAATTGTGGCTGAAGCATTCCACATCGCCAGCACGGGACGGCCAGGGCCAGTTTTAATTGATGTCCCCAAAGATGTGGCATTTGAAGAATTTGATTATGTCCCAATAGAACCAGGGACAGTCAAATTACCGGGATATCGCCCCACAGTTAAGGGAAATCCCCGCCAAGTCAATGCGGCAATTAAGTTAATTAAAGAAAGCCGTCGCCCATTGCTGTATGTTGGTGGTGGGGCGATCGCGGCTAATGCCCATGAAGAAGTTCTCCAATTAGCTGAGTTATTTAATATTCCTGTCACCACTACATTGATGGGGATTGGGGCATTTGACGAACATCATCCGCTATCTTTGGGGATGTTGGGAATGCACGGTACAGCCTACGCTAACTTTGCCGTAAGTGATTGTGATTTGCTCATTTGTGTAGGCGCAAGATTTGACGATCGCGTAACGGGTAAACTAGACGAATTTGCTTCTCGCGCCAAAGTTATCCACATTGATATTGACCCAGCGGAAGTAGGTAAAAACCGCATTCCTGAAGTGCCTATTGTGGGCGATGTCCGCAACGTCTTAGTTGACTTATTGCGCCGCTTTAAGCAATCAGGTGCCAAACCTACACCCAATCAAAACCAAGAATGGCTGAATTTAATTAATCGTTGGCGGGAAGAATATCCGTTAGTTGTGCCGCAACACCCCGACAGCATCTCACCCCAAGAAGCAATTGTTGAAGTTAGTCGTCAAGCACCTCACGCCTTCTACACTACAGATGTCGGTCAGCATCAAATGTGGGCGGCGCAATTCCTCAAGAACGGGCCACGGCGGTGGATTTCCAGTGCAGGCTTAGGAACGATGGGTTTTGGCTTACCGGCGGCGATTGGTGCCAAAGTTGCCTTCCCCAATGATGAAGTTATCTGTATCAGCGGCGATGCTAGTTTCCAAATGTGTTTACAAGAATTGGGAACAGCAGCACAGTATAGCATTAATGTCAAGGTTGTAATTGTCAACAACGGCTGGCAGGGAATGGTACGCCAGTGGCAACAAGCTTTCCACGGCGAACGTTACTCTTGCTCAAATATGGAAGTTGGGATGCCAGATATTGAATTGTTGGCTAAGGCTTATGGTATCAAAGGTATTGTTGTAAAGGAACGGGCGCAATTAAAAGATGCGATCGCCGAAATGTTAGCACATAACGGCCCCGTCCTTTTGAATGTCCACGTTACCAGAGACGAAAACTGCTATCCAATGGTAGCCCCAGGTAAGAGCAATGGGCAGATGGTAGGCTTACCCAAGCAACCACCAAAAAGCTCTTTAGAGCCAGTTTGTTGTAGTCACTGCGGTAGCATGAATGCGCCTAACCATAACTTCTGCGCTGAGTGTGGGACGAAGCTGTAA
- a CDS encoding cyanophycinase, translating to MTKAFPDIAKFWKNLGTVLLRMGASLITRLTAYLKRHFIDNTVDVVSPVSLLPRLAGPVLNLGGGGPDVEKAIQWMIDQVRGGNSNATKVDVVVLRTYGSDDYNHLIYGMRGVNSVRTLIISNRQDANRDDIVEKVRKAGVVFFAGGDQCQYIRSWKNTKLENAVREVYTRGGAIGGTSAGAMIHSEYIYDSCACEDSIETREILEDPYQNITFTYDFFQWGHLRGTIIDTHFDSRKRMGRIMAFIARQIQDGKAKRVLGIAISEETSVVVDKYGLIKVMGRNAAYFVLGDHPPEVCKPRTPLTYHDYKIWRIPSGETFDLRNPPNRGYYFRSVKRGKFNSDPY from the coding sequence ATGACGAAGGCATTCCCAGATATAGCAAAGTTCTGGAAGAATTTGGGAACTGTGTTGTTAAGGATGGGTGCCAGTTTAATAACCCGTCTTACAGCATACCTGAAACGCCACTTCATTGACAACACTGTAGACGTTGTTTCGCCTGTTTCCCTCCTTCCCCGATTGGCTGGCCCAGTACTGAACTTAGGCGGCGGCGGCCCTGATGTCGAGAAGGCCATTCAATGGATGATCGACCAAGTTAGGGGAGGGAATAGCAACGCTACGAAAGTTGATGTGGTAGTTCTCCGTACTTATGGCAGTGATGATTATAATCACCTCATCTATGGTATGAGAGGTGTGAACTCTGTCAGAACTCTCATCATTAGCAACCGCCAAGATGCTAATCGAGATGATATTGTCGAAAAAGTCCGAAAAGCTGGCGTAGTTTTCTTTGCTGGTGGCGACCAATGCCAATACATCCGCAGTTGGAAAAACACCAAACTAGAAAATGCCGTCCGAGAAGTCTACACTAGAGGCGGTGCCATTGGTGGAACTAGTGCAGGTGCCATGATTCACAGTGAGTATATTTATGATTCTTGCGCCTGTGAAGACAGCATCGAAACTAGAGAAATCCTCGAAGACCCCTATCAAAATATCACCTTTACTTATGATTTTTTTCAATGGGGTCATTTGCGCGGAACCATCATCGATACCCACTTTGATAGCCGCAAACGCATGGGTCGAATTATGGCTTTCATTGCCAGGCAAATTCAAGATGGCAAAGCTAAACGTGTTTTAGGCATCGCTATTAGTGAGGAAACCTCAGTTGTCGTAGATAAGTATGGCCTCATCAAAGTGATGGGAAGAAATGCCGCCTATTTTGTATTAGGAGACCACCCGCCAGAAGTCTGTAAACCCCGAACGCCCCTAACTTACCATGATTATAAAATTTGGCGAATTCCCAGCGGTGAAACATTCGACCTAAGAAACCCACCAAATCGAGGTTATTACTTTAGAAGTGTCAAACGCGGCAAATTTAATTCCGATCCTTATTGA
- a CDS encoding glycosyltransferase family 4 protein: MKILVLSWEFPPRIVGGIARHVSELYPEIVKLGHEIHLITVEFGQAPMYEMVEGINVHRVPVGHSNDFFHWVVNLNQSMGHHGGKLILEEGPFDLIHAHDWLVGDAAIALKHTFKIPLIATIHATEYGRYNGIHNDIQNYIHGKENLLAFDAWRIIVCTDYMRREVERALRSPWNKVDVIYNGIRPEKKQHHQDFHAQDFRRQFAEDGEKIVYYVGRMTHEKGVPVLLNAAPRVLDQMGGYVKFVIIGGGNTDHLKQQAADLGIWDKCYFTGFLSDEYLDKFQTIADCAVFPSFYEPFGIVALESFASRVPVVVSDTGGFPEVVQHTKTGIVTWVNNPDSLAWGILEVLKNPGYRQWLVDNAYEDLERRFSWPNLAQQTESVYQRVMQERAQVIW, encoded by the coding sequence ATGAAAATACTTGTATTAAGTTGGGAATTTCCCCCAAGAATAGTCGGAGGTATTGCTAGACACGTATCTGAGTTGTACCCGGAAATCGTCAAGCTAGGCCATGAAATTCACTTGATTACCGTAGAGTTCGGTCAAGCGCCGATGTATGAAATGGTTGAGGGGATTAACGTACATCGAGTTCCTGTAGGACATAGTAATGACTTTTTTCACTGGGTTGTCAATCTCAACCAAAGCATGGGACATCACGGTGGTAAGTTAATTTTAGAAGAAGGGCCATTTGATTTAATCCATGCCCATGATTGGTTAGTGGGTGATGCGGCGATCGCTCTTAAGCATACTTTTAAAATTCCTCTAATAGCAACCATCCACGCTACAGAATACGGACGCTACAACGGTATTCATAACGATATCCAAAATTACATTCACGGCAAAGAAAATTTACTCGCTTTTGATGCTTGGCGAATTATCGTTTGTACCGACTATATGCGCCGAGAAGTAGAACGCGCCCTCCGCAGCCCTTGGAATAAAGTCGATGTCATTTATAACGGTATTCGTCCCGAAAAAAAACAGCATCATCAAGATTTTCATGCTCAAGATTTTCGCCGTCAATTTGCCGAAGATGGTGAAAAAATTGTTTACTATGTCGGCCGGATGACTCATGAAAAAGGTGTACCAGTATTATTAAATGCTGCACCGAGGGTACTTGACCAAATGGGTGGTTACGTTAAATTTGTGATTATTGGTGGCGGTAATACTGATCATCTCAAACAACAAGCCGCAGATCTAGGAATTTGGGATAAATGCTATTTTACAGGTTTCTTATCTGATGAATACTTAGATAAATTTCAAACAATTGCCGACTGTGCCGTATTTCCCAGTTTCTACGAACCCTTTGGTATTGTGGCTTTAGAAAGTTTTGCGTCTCGTGTTCCGGTAGTAGTTTCCGATACGGGGGGTTTTCCAGAAGTTGTGCAGCATACCAAAACTGGTATTGTTACCTGGGTAAATAATCCTGATTCTTTAGCATGGGGAATTTTAGAGGTTTTGAAAAACCCCGGATATCGGCAATGGCTGGTAGATAACGCTTATGAAGATTTAGAACGTCGCTTTAGCTGGCCAAATTTAGCCCAGCAAACAGAATCAGTTTATCAGCGAGTTATGCAGGAGCGAGCGCAAGTTATCTGGTAA
- the lepA gene encoding translation elongation factor 4: protein MTDVPAVRIRNFCIIAHIDHGKSTLADRLLQATGTVDVRQMKEQFLDNMDLERERGITIKLQAARMNYTAKDGQQYVLNLIDTPGHVDFSYEVSRSLAACEGALLVVDASQGVEAQTLANVYLALEHNLEIIPVLNKIDLPGAEPDRVIGEIEEIIGLDCSGAILASAKEGIGINEILETIVERVPPAPDTVDQRLRALIFDSYYDSYRGVIVYFRVMDGRVKKGDRVYLMASGKEYEIDELGVLSPTQKQVDELHAGEVGYFAAAIKAVADARVGDTITLSNAKAEEPLPGYTEANPMVFCGMFPIDADQFEDLREALEKLRLNDAALHYEPETSSAMGFGFRCGFLGLLHMEIVQERLEREYDLDLIITAPSVVYRVTTLKGEELYIDNPSHLPEPNAREKIEEPYVKVEMITPETYVGTLMELSQNRRGIFKDMKYLTQGRTTLTYELPLAEVVTDFFDQMKSRSRGYASMEYHLIGYRENPLVKLDIMINGDPVDSLAMIVHRDKAYNVGRSMAEKLKELIPRHQFKVPIQASIGSKVIASEHIPALRKDVLAKCYGGDISRKKKLLQKQAKGKKRMKAVGTVDVPQEAFMAVLRLDQN from the coding sequence ATGACTGACGTTCCCGCAGTTCGGATTCGCAATTTCTGTATTATTGCTCACATTGATCACGGGAAATCAACCCTCGCCGATCGCCTACTGCAAGCTACTGGCACTGTTGATGTGCGGCAGATGAAAGAGCAGTTTCTCGACAATATGGATTTAGAACGGGAGCGCGGCATTACAATTAAGCTGCAAGCTGCCCGAATGAATTACACTGCTAAAGATGGTCAGCAGTATGTCTTAAATTTAATTGATACTCCCGGACACGTAGACTTTTCTTATGAAGTGTCTCGCAGTTTAGCTGCTTGTGAAGGGGCGTTATTGGTTGTAGACGCATCCCAAGGTGTGGAAGCGCAAACTTTGGCGAATGTCTACTTGGCGTTAGAACATAACTTGGAAATTATTCCAGTTTTGAATAAAATTGACCTTCCTGGTGCAGAACCTGACCGGGTAATTGGTGAAATTGAAGAAATTATCGGTCTCGATTGCAGCGGGGCAATTTTAGCCTCAGCTAAAGAAGGAATTGGGATTAACGAAATTTTAGAGACAATTGTTGAACGCGTTCCGCCAGCACCCGATACAGTAGATCAACGCTTACGAGCATTAATTTTTGATAGCTATTATGATTCTTATCGGGGTGTAATTGTCTACTTCCGCGTGATGGATGGTCGGGTAAAAAAAGGCGATCGCGTCTATTTAATGGCCTCTGGCAAAGAATACGAAATCGACGAGTTGGGTGTCCTGTCTCCCACCCAAAAGCAAGTTGATGAACTCCACGCTGGGGAAGTAGGATATTTCGCCGCAGCGATTAAAGCGGTAGCTGATGCGCGGGTGGGTGATACGATTACTTTATCTAATGCCAAAGCTGAAGAACCTTTGCCTGGTTACACCGAAGCTAACCCAATGGTCTTTTGCGGGATGTTCCCCATCGATGCTGACCAGTTTGAAGACTTGCGAGAAGCTTTAGAAAAACTCAGACTGAATGATGCGGCGCTGCACTATGAACCGGAAACGTCAAGCGCGATGGGTTTTGGCTTCCGGTGTGGGTTTTTGGGCTTGCTACACATGGAAATTGTCCAAGAACGGTTGGAACGTGAATATGATTTGGATTTAATTATTACCGCCCCATCTGTTGTTTACCGTGTAACTACGCTCAAGGGCGAAGAGTTATATATCGATAACCCCAGCCATTTGCCTGAACCAAACGCTCGTGAAAAAATCGAAGAACCTTATGTCAAGGTAGAGATGATTACGCCGGAAACCTACGTGGGGACTTTAATGGAGTTGTCACAAAATCGGCGCGGTATCTTCAAGGATATGAAATATCTCACCCAAGGGCGGACAACCTTAACCTATGAGTTACCCTTAGCAGAAGTGGTCACTGACTTTTTTGACCAAATGAAATCGCGATCACGTGGTTATGCCAGTATGGAATATCATCTCATCGGCTACCGCGAAAATCCACTGGTGAAGCTGGATATCATGATTAACGGCGACCCGGTTGATTCCTTAGCGATGATTGTCCACCGCGATAAAGCTTATAATGTCGGGCGGTCAATGGCAGAGAAACTCAAAGAATTAATTCCCCGCCATCAATTTAAAGTGCCAATTCAAGCCTCCATTGGTAGCAAAGTTATTGCCAGTGAACATATTCCAGCTTTACGCAAAGATGTACTCGCCAAGTGTTATGGCGGTGACATCAGCCGGAAGAAGAAACTTTTGCAAAAACAAGCAAAGGGTAAAAAGCGCATGAAGGCTGTAGGTACAGTAGATGTACCGCAAGAAGCTTTTATGGCTGTGTTACGGCTAGATCAAAATTAA
- a CDS encoding ATP-binding protein, whose product MTITANSQLPNLFSQNLEDIAHQTDSALPTLGAELVYMQDGSGRYLSFYWQHSEVLGLNPEQIVNCRHDEGIFTPVDKVAYLERLHRILESLVPEKLQCWFCYHQELCELELVICPIMPPLGTAATTVVVMGRLLQATVDQQELSTTPKAPTPIELALRSQQHQKLVNKITRNIRRTLDLDIIWQQTVDNLGKALKLERCIICPYQPSSSKVRVIAEYHQPERSSMLGLEIDVASEPAFAQALATLEPVVMEVAKYALCPEQKVLVVATCYQDQANGLIALAVRDECYPLTNAELELAKEVADQLGTAIAHATLYKELEAARQKAEEASRLKSEFLANVSHEIRTPLNGMIGFLKLILEGMADDPEEQHQFLLEAHQSSIHLLNIINDILDIAKIEAGKMELDCAPVQLDELFCGVESFMRPQAEMKNLSFRMQIPTTCDEIVVQGNYQRLLQVMLNLVNNAIKFTHEGGITITADIVQKKVKFQEQQFPGLVRVRVADTGIGVSLDKQDKLFQLFSQVDGSRTRQYGGTGLGLAISQKLIEAMGGEVHFYSLGEGLGSTVTFTVPLYQRPVIVSSTDNNLDCAC is encoded by the coding sequence ATGACTATTACTGCCAACTCCCAATTGCCAAACTTATTTTCTCAAAATCTGGAAGACATAGCTCATCAAACGGATAGCGCGTTACCAACTCTCGGTGCCGAGTTGGTGTATATGCAAGATGGGTCAGGCCGCTACCTGTCATTTTATTGGCAGCACAGCGAAGTTCTGGGATTAAACCCTGAGCAAATAGTAAATTGCCGCCATGATGAGGGAATTTTTACTCCTGTGGATAAGGTAGCTTATCTAGAACGATTGCACCGAATTTTAGAAAGTTTGGTGCCAGAAAAGTTGCAATGTTGGTTTTGCTACCACCAAGAGTTGTGCGAGTTGGAATTAGTAATTTGTCCGATTATGCCGCCGCTAGGAACTGCCGCCACTACAGTTGTAGTGATGGGAAGGTTATTGCAGGCTACAGTTGATCAACAAGAACTTAGTACCACACCAAAAGCGCCTACACCAATCGAGTTGGCTTTACGTTCGCAGCAACATCAAAAACTAGTAAATAAAATTACTAGAAATATTCGGCGGACTTTGGACTTAGATATTATATGGCAGCAAACAGTAGACAATTTGGGTAAAGCTCTAAAACTAGAACGTTGTATTATCTGTCCCTATCAGCCCTCTAGCTCAAAAGTGCGAGTTATAGCAGAGTATCATCAGCCAGAACGCAGTTCGATGCTTGGCTTAGAAATAGATGTAGCTTCTGAGCCAGCATTTGCTCAAGCTTTAGCAACTTTAGAACCAGTGGTAATGGAGGTAGCGAAATATGCGCTGTGTCCAGAGCAGAAAGTTTTAGTGGTAGCAACATGTTATCAAGACCAAGCAAATGGCTTGATTGCCCTAGCTGTACGCGATGAATGCTATCCACTGACAAATGCCGAACTGGAACTAGCCAAGGAAGTAGCCGATCAATTAGGAACTGCGATCGCTCATGCTACTCTATATAAAGAATTAGAAGCCGCCCGCCAAAAAGCTGAAGAAGCCTCACGCCTCAAAAGTGAATTTTTAGCCAACGTCTCCCATGAAATTCGCACTCCCCTCAACGGGATGATTGGCTTTTTGAAGCTGATCCTTGAGGGTATGGCAGACGACCCAGAAGAACAACATCAGTTTCTTTTAGAAGCGCATCAATCATCAATCCACCTGCTCAACATTATCAACGATATTTTGGATATTGCCAAAATCGAAGCAGGCAAAATGGAATTAGATTGCGCTCCTGTCCAGTTAGATGAGCTATTTTGTGGTGTAGAAAGTTTCATGCGTCCCCAAGCAGAGATGAAAAACCTCAGCTTTCGGATGCAAATTCCCACCACCTGCGATGAAATAGTTGTCCAAGGAAATTATCAACGGCTGCTCCAAGTGATGCTGAACTTGGTAAATAATGCCATTAAATTTACCCATGAAGGCGGTATTACCATCACCGCCGACATAGTACAGAAAAAGGTGAAATTTCAAGAACAGCAATTTCCTGGTCTGGTGAGAGTCCGGGTAGCCGACACAGGAATTGGTGTTTCATTAGACAAACAAGATAAATTATTTCAATTATTTTCTCAAGTAGATGGTTCCCGCACGCGTCAGTATGGCGGTACAGGGTTAGGGCTGGCAATATCCCAAAAGCTGATTGAAGCAATGGGGGGTGAAGTGCATTTCTACAGTCTTGGTGAAGGACTTGGCTCAACCGTTACCTTTACAGTGCCTTTGTATCAACGACCAGTAATTGTTTCATCAACAGACAATAATTTAGATTGCGCGTGTTAA
- a CDS encoding NifU family protein: protein MELTLDNVETVLDEMRPYLISDGGNVEVVELDGPVVRLRLQGACGSCPSSTMTLRMGIERRLREMIPEIAEVEQVI, encoded by the coding sequence ATGGAACTGACACTTGACAACGTAGAAACCGTTTTAGATGAGATGCGCCCTTATTTGATTTCTGATGGCGGTAATGTAGAAGTTGTAGAACTTGATGGCCCTGTGGTCAGATTACGGTTACAAGGTGCTTGTGGTTCTTGTCCTAGCTCTACAATGACCCTAAGAATGGGTATTGAACGCCGCCTGCGAGAAATGATTCCTGAAATCGCTGAAGTTGAGCAAGTTATCTAG
- a CDS encoding glycoside hydrolase: MTHPLYVAFVWHQHQPLYKSPDSGVSLSSTQQYKLPWVRLHGTKDYLDLILILEQYPRLHQTVNLVPSLILQLEDYIAGTAFDPYLTASLTPAEQLTQCQQEFIFQHFFDANHHTLIDPHPRYAELYQQRQDKGQAWCLANWGLEDYGDLLAWHNLAWIDPLFWDDPEIAGWLKQGRNFRLSDRQQIYAKQRQILSRIIPQHRKMQQTGQLEVTTTPYTHPILPLLADTNAGRVAVPNMTLPEHRFQWAEDIPRHLRKAWDLYTDRFGQEPRGLWPSEQSVSPEVLPYIIKQGFKWICSDEAVLGWTLKHFFHRDGAGNVQQPEILYRPYRLTTPAGDLSIVFRDHRLSDLIGFTYGSMQPKQAAANLVGHLQAIAKKQRENPSEQPWLVTIALDGENCWEFYPQDGKLFLEALYQNLSNDSQLQLVTVSEFIEQFPPTATIPQEQLHSGSWVDGSFTTWIGDPVKNKAWDYLTHARAVLASHPEATEESNPAAWEALYAAEGSDWFWWFGEGHSSNQDAIFDQLFREHLCGIYKALNEPVPFHLSQPLEVHEVRANHTPESFIHPVIDGRGDEQDWDKAGRIEVGGARGTMHNSSVIQRLWYGVDHLNFYLRLDFKGGVAPGNELPPELNLLWFYPEKTMHNSPILLADLPKQAPVNYLYHHHLEINLLTQSVQFREAAENHQWQSRFSRAQVALDTCLELSVPWADLQVPPDYPLRLILVQSDNGRFCDYLPENAFIPIEVP, encoded by the coding sequence ATGACTCATCCACTTTATGTTGCCTTTGTTTGGCATCAACATCAGCCGCTGTACAAATCTCCTGACAGCGGCGTTTCACTTTCATCTACTCAGCAGTACAAGCTACCTTGGGTACGCTTGCATGGCACCAAAGATTATTTAGATTTAATATTAATTCTCGAACAGTATCCCCGGTTACACCAAACGGTGAATCTGGTACCTTCTCTGATATTGCAATTAGAAGATTACATTGCTGGTACAGCTTTTGACCCTTATTTAACAGCCAGTTTAACTCCTGCGGAACAACTCACCCAATGTCAGCAAGAATTTATTTTTCAACATTTTTTTGATGCTAATCACCATACGCTAATTGATCCACATCCACGCTATGCCGAGTTGTATCAACAAAGACAAGACAAAGGGCAAGCTTGGTGTTTGGCAAATTGGGGACTGGAAGATTACGGTGATTTACTGGCTTGGCACAACTTAGCGTGGATAGATCCGCTGTTTTGGGATGATCCAGAAATCGCTGGATGGTTAAAACAGGGGCGTAATTTTAGATTAAGCGATCGCCAGCAAATTTATGCCAAACAACGCCAAATCTTAAGCCGCATTATTCCCCAACACCGGAAAATGCAGCAAACAGGGCAATTAGAGGTAACTACCACACCTTACACTCACCCAATTTTGCCCTTGCTGGCTGATACCAATGCGGGTAGAGTCGCAGTGCCGAACATGACCTTACCAGAACATCGCTTCCAATGGGCGGAAGACATTCCCCGGCACTTACGCAAAGCTTGGGATTTATATACAGACCGTTTTGGTCAAGAACCTCGTGGTCTATGGCCTTCAGAACAATCAGTTAGCCCGGAAGTCTTACCGTATATTATTAAACAAGGATTTAAGTGGATTTGCTCAGACGAAGCCGTCCTGGGATGGACATTGAAACACTTCTTCCATCGGGATGGTGCAGGTAACGTCCAGCAACCAGAAATACTGTATAGACCTTATCGCTTAACAACCCCAGCAGGTGATTTGTCCATTGTCTTCCGCGACCATAGATTGTCCGATTTAATTGGCTTTACTTATGGTTCAATGCAGCCAAAACAAGCCGCCGCCAACTTGGTAGGACATTTGCAAGCGATCGCTAAAAAGCAACGCGAAAACCCCAGCGAACAACCTTGGTTAGTTACCATCGCCTTGGATGGCGAGAATTGTTGGGAATTTTATCCCCAAGACGGCAAACTCTTCCTCGAAGCCTTATATCAAAACCTCAGTAACGACTCCCAACTGCAACTCGTTACCGTCTCCGAATTTATTGAACAATTTCCGCCCACAGCCACTATCCCCCAAGAACAACTACACAGCGGTTCTTGGGTAGATGGTAGCTTCACTACCTGGATTGGCGACCCGGTGAAAAATAAAGCATGGGACTACCTCACTCATGCCAGAGCAGTATTAGCAAGCCATCCAGAAGCCACAGAAGAAAGTAACCCAGCCGCCTGGGAGGCTTTATATGCTGCCGAAGGTTCAGATTGGTTTTGGTGGTTTGGCGAAGGGCATTCTTCCAATCAAGATGCCATCTTTGATCAGTTATTTCGAGAACATTTATGTGGCATTTACAAAGCCTTAAATGAACCCGTACCCTTCCATCTCTCACAACCTCTAGAGGTGCATGAAGTTAGAGCCAACCATACTCCCGAAAGCTTTATTCACCCCGTAATTGATGGCAGAGGTGATGAACAAGATTGGGACAAGGCCGGACGGATAGAAGTTGGTGGTGCTAGAGGCACAATGCACAACAGCAGTGTTATCCAACGACTGTGGTATGGGGTAGATCACCTGAATTTCTATTTAAGATTGGACTTCAAGGGTGGTGTCGCACCAGGAAATGAGTTACCACCAGAGCTAAATCTGCTGTGGTTCTACCCTGAAAAGACAATGCACAATAGCCCAATTCTCTTGGCAGATTTGCCAAAACAAGCGCCAGTGAATTATTTGTATCATCACCATCTAGAAATTAACTTACTGACACAATCGGTGCAGTTTCGGGAAGCAGCAGAGAATCATCAATGGCAGTCCCGCTTTAGTCGCGCCCAAGTAGCTTTAGACACCTGTTTAGAGTTATCAGTGCCTTGGGCAGATTTGCAAGTGCCACCAGATTATCCCTTGCGCTTGATTTTAGTCCAGTCTGATAATGGGCGTTTCTGCGATTATTTACCAGAAAATGCTTTTATTCCGATTGAAGTACCCTAG